One Halomonas sp. THAF5a genomic region harbors:
- the putA gene encoding bifunctional proline dehydrogenase/L-glutamate gamma-semialdehyde dehydrogenase PutA, protein MLNANNMLAGETWQQDLDTLFARISDHYAIDEEAFVGELVDLLSADEADFKRTARQAAELVREVREMDTAVDSIDELLQQYSLDTHEGLMLMCLAEAMLRIPDKATADALIEDKLGPSDWKSHLGQSESWFVNASTWGLLMTGRVINLDKPKEGKPAHFINKLVNRMGEPVIRRAMYEAMKIMGKQFVLGRDIEEALKRSKPLFDKGYTYSYDMLGEAARTRADAKRYFDSYAAAIKSVGQTSKALSASTPAPSISIKLSALHPRYEFGRREQVLEELVATVRELAAMARERDVAMTIDAEEVDRLELSLEVFRAVYESDTCRGWGHFGLVVQAYAKRALPVLHYLNRLADRQGDEIPMRLVKGAYWDTEIKESQQIGADGYPVYTRKANTDVAYLACVTFLLSDNTRGRIFPQFATHNAHTISTILELANEARRPFEFQRLHGMGEALYDAALKRAPKGTYCRIYAPVGAHKDLLPYLVRRLLENGANSSFVHQLVDPRVPVESLCVHPVETLRQYPTYANHRIPLPKDIYGPARRNSRGVNLNINSQFRPLMDEMATFMDKEYHARPLLAFEVAENAGARHDVLCPFDRRVRVGSVQWTSRDQAARAVDAAWAAFPRWDATPVTERAAILRRLGDLMEENLAELMTLCSREGGKLLTDGVDEIREAVDFCRYYAARAEELFGTTTRLPGPTGESNELMMGGKGVFAAISPWNFPIAIFCGQVVAAAVAGNPVLAKPAEQTSLAANRIIELLHEAGMPRDVVQLLPGDGPTVGSVLSGDPRITGVVFTGGTDTAQIINRALAARENAPLPTLIAETGGMNAMIVDSTALPEQVVADVIQSAFQSAGQRCSALRVLYVQEDVADRVIEILKGAMEELHVGDPRHLGTDVGPVIDEEARRGLMAHIETLKGEGRLVAETRLDPTHTAQGTFVAPVAFEIDGIEALEREQFGPILHIVRYRASEIDRVIDSINGRGYGLTFGVHSRNQSFADEIAQKIRAGNVYINRNIIGAVVGVQPFGGQGLSGTGPKAGGPHYLLRFATEKTVTENTAALGGNASLLALGDE, encoded by the coding sequence ATGCTAAACGCCAATAACATGCTGGCCGGCGAGACCTGGCAGCAGGATCTCGATACCCTCTTTGCCCGCATCAGCGATCACTACGCGATCGACGAGGAAGCCTTCGTGGGCGAGCTGGTCGACCTGCTGTCCGCCGACGAGGCCGATTTCAAGCGCACCGCCCGGCAGGCGGCCGAGCTGGTGCGGGAAGTGCGCGAGATGGATACCGCCGTGGATTCCATCGACGAGCTGCTGCAGCAGTACAGCCTGGACACCCACGAGGGCCTGATGCTGATGTGCCTGGCCGAGGCGATGCTGCGCATCCCCGACAAGGCCACGGCCGACGCCCTGATCGAGGACAAGCTGGGCCCGTCGGACTGGAAGTCGCACCTGGGGCAGAGCGAGTCCTGGTTCGTCAACGCCTCGACCTGGGGCCTGCTGATGACCGGCCGCGTCATCAACCTGGACAAGCCCAAGGAAGGCAAGCCCGCCCACTTCATCAACAAGCTCGTCAACCGCATGGGCGAGCCGGTGATCCGCCGCGCCATGTACGAGGCGATGAAGATCATGGGCAAGCAGTTCGTGCTGGGTCGCGACATCGAGGAGGCGCTCAAGCGCTCCAAGCCGCTGTTCGACAAGGGCTACACCTACTCCTACGACATGCTCGGCGAGGCCGCCCGCACCCGGGCCGACGCCAAACGCTACTTCGACTCCTACGCCGCGGCCATCAAGAGCGTCGGCCAGACCAGCAAGGCCCTCTCGGCCAGCACCCCCGCGCCGTCGATCTCCATCAAGCTCTCGGCCCTGCACCCCCGCTACGAGTTCGGCCGCCGCGAGCAGGTCCTCGAGGAGCTGGTCGCCACGGTCCGCGAGCTGGCGGCCATGGCCCGCGAGCGCGATGTCGCCATGACCATCGACGCCGAGGAGGTCGACCGCCTGGAGCTGTCGCTGGAGGTCTTCCGCGCGGTCTACGAGAGCGACACCTGCCGCGGCTGGGGCCATTTCGGCCTGGTCGTGCAGGCCTACGCCAAGCGCGCCCTGCCGGTGCTGCACTACCTCAACCGCCTGGCCGACCGCCAGGGCGACGAGATCCCCATGCGCCTGGTCAAGGGCGCCTACTGGGACACCGAGATCAAGGAGTCCCAGCAGATCGGCGCCGACGGCTACCCGGTCTACACTCGCAAGGCCAATACCGACGTCGCCTACCTGGCGTGCGTGACCTTCCTGCTCTCGGACAACACCCGCGGACGCATCTTCCCGCAGTTCGCGACCCACAACGCGCACACCATCAGCACCATCCTGGAGCTCGCCAACGAGGCCAGGCGCCCGTTCGAGTTCCAGCGCCTGCACGGCATGGGCGAGGCGCTCTATGACGCCGCCCTCAAGCGCGCACCGAAGGGCACCTACTGTCGCATCTATGCCCCGGTGGGCGCCCACAAGGACCTGCTGCCCTACCTGGTGCGCCGCCTGCTCGAGAACGGCGCCAACTCCTCCTTCGTGCACCAGCTGGTCGACCCGCGCGTGCCGGTGGAGTCCCTGTGCGTCCATCCGGTCGAGACGCTCAGGCAGTATCCGACCTATGCCAATCATCGGATCCCGCTGCCCAAGGACATCTACGGCCCGGCGCGGCGCAACTCCCGGGGGGTCAACCTCAACATCAACAGCCAGTTCCGGCCGCTGATGGACGAGATGGCGACCTTCATGGACAAGGAGTACCACGCACGGCCGCTGCTGGCCTTCGAGGTCGCCGAGAACGCCGGCGCCCGCCACGACGTCTTGTGCCCCTTCGACCGTCGCGTCAGGGTCGGCAGCGTGCAGTGGACCTCCCGGGACCAGGCCGCCAGGGCCGTCGACGCCGCCTGGGCGGCCTTCCCGCGCTGGGACGCCACGCCGGTGACCGAGCGCGCCGCCATCCTGCGCCGCCTCGGCGACCTGATGGAGGAGAACCTCGCCGAGCTTATGACGCTCTGCTCCCGCGAGGGCGGCAAGCTCCTGACCGACGGCGTCGACGAGATCCGCGAGGCGGTGGACTTCTGCCGCTACTACGCGGCGCGCGCCGAGGAGCTCTTCGGCACCACGACCCGCCTGCCGGGACCCACCGGCGAATCCAACGAGCTGATGATGGGCGGCAAGGGCGTGTTCGCGGCGATCAGCCCCTGGAACTTCCCGATCGCGATTTTCTGCGGCCAGGTCGTGGCCGCCGCCGTCGCCGGCAACCCGGTGCTGGCCAAGCCCGCCGAGCAGACCTCGCTGGCCGCCAACCGCATCATCGAGCTGCTCCACGAGGCCGGCATGCCCCGCGACGTGGTGCAGCTGCTGCCCGGCGACGGCCCCACCGTGGGCAGCGTGCTGAGCGGCGACCCGCGCATCACCGGCGTGGTCTTCACCGGCGGCACCGACACCGCCCAGATCATCAACCGCGCCCTGGCGGCCCGCGAGAACGCCCCTCTGCCGACGCTGATCGCCGAGACCGGTGGCATGAACGCCATGATCGTCGACTCCACCGCCCTGCCCGAGCAGGTGGTGGCCGACGTCATCCAGTCGGCCTTCCAGAGCGCCGGCCAGCGCTGCTCCGCCCTGCGCGTGCTCTACGTCCAGGAGGACGTGGCCGACCGGGTCATCGAGATCCTCAAGGGCGCCATGGAAGAGCTGCACGTGGGCGACCCACGCCACCTGGGCACCGACGTGGGCCCGGTGATCGACGAGGAGGCCCGCCGGGGCCTGATGGCGCACATCGAGACGCTCAAGGGTGAAGGCCGCCTGGTCGCCGAGACGCGACTCGACCCGACCCACACCGCCCAGGGCACCTTTGTCGCGCCGGTGGCCTTCGAGATCGACGGCATCGAGGCCCTGGAGCGCGAGCAGTTCGGCCCCATCCTGCACATCGTGCGCTACCGGGCCAGCGAGATCGATCGAGTGATCGACTCCATCAATGGTCGGGGGTATGGTCTGACCTTCGGCGTGCATAGCCGTAATCAGAGCTTCGCCGACGAGATCGCGCAGAAGATCCGTGCCGGCAACGTCTACATCAACCGCAATATCATCGGTGCGGTCGTGGGCGTACAGCCCTTCGGGGGCCAAGGGCTCTCGGGGACCGGTCCCAAGGCCGGCGGTCCGCACTACCTGCTGCGCTTCGCCACCGAGAAGACCGTGACGGAGAACACGGCCGCCCTGGGTGGTAACGCGTCGCTGCTGGCGCTAGGCGACGAGTGA